A stretch of DNA from Pan troglodytes isolate AG18354 chromosome 21, NHGRI_mPanTro3-v2.0_pri, whole genome shotgun sequence:
AGCCGCGCCGGTGGCCGAAGTGAGGGAGGTGGGCCCGGAGAGCCCGAGCGGAGCGGCCTCTAGGGCCCCTCCGCTGCTGCCGCCGCCACCGCCTTTGTGTCGGGCTCCGACTCTGAGTCGCCTCAGCCCGGGGGCGGGAGCGCGCGGCGGGGCGGGGGGCGGAGCCCGGGAGATGGGCCGGCGCGCGCGCGCGCCAAACAGCCCACCCTcgctggggtagggggaggggaaggtgcGCGCGCGCGCGCTGGACCTCGCCTCTCGCCTTCGTGCGCCGTCGCGCCTGCGTACTTTGTTCGCCCTTTGACTCCTCCCTACTGGGCCGGAGAATTCTGATTGGTACATTGCGGAGATGGTCCCGCCCCACGTGCCTCCAATCCCGGACTCGGACTCTGGCTTTTGATGGGTTCTTCTGGTTGCGCAGATACAGTTGTTTATCCTTGAGCAGCGGTAATTCTCAAACTGCGGTATGCGTGGGGGTCGGGAAGCCACAGGATAAATAAAGACGTTATCTTAAGAGCAGTTATGTCTTACTGGGAGCGTACAATGCTGGACTCTACATATAACGGTCGAGTGATTCCGGTTTATAAGCCGGAAAGCAGAAGGGCCCGGAATCCGGGTCTGTCCAACCCAGGGGCTGGTACTTGGGCCACAGACCTGCTGCGCTCAAGTCACATAGGaaattaaaaatggttttaattGCAAAAAATGGGTACATTTTTTCAAATAGTGTGAAAAAACGAGTCATCCTGTCTCCCAGTCACTCTTACGGTgcgttttaaaaatacaaattcttgtGTGCCTCACCTCCGTATTTCTGGCTTCTGAGATGCGCAGTGAGGCACAggagtctgatttttttttttttttttttttttttacaaactccaagatgattctgatgcacagcTGGCTTTGGAAATACTGCAGTGTCCCCATTTAGCCTCACACTAAGCTGTGCCGCTTGTGCGTATTCTGCAAAGTTCATCTACCCGGTGCATCAATATCACAGGATGTTtcttggggaaaatatttttcaataaaggcGAACAAGATGTGTCACATAATGTgtttgcatgtttttatttttgcaagacATTATTCAGAGCGTGTCTTTGACTTGCTGTGGGAGGCTTGGGATTGTGCCCCCACAGATCAGTGATAGGtatgtttgttgatttttctctggTCTAAgggtactttattttattttttatttttatttatttattttgagacggagtcttgctctgtcgcctgggctggagtgcagtggcgcgatctcagctcactgcaacctccgcctcccgggttcatgccattcttctgcctcagcctcccgagtagctgggactacaggctcccgccaccacgccgggctaatttttttttttttttttttttgtatttttagtagagacggggtttcaccgtgttagccaggatgctcttgatctcctgacctcgtgatccgcccacctgggcctcccaaagtgctgggattacaggcgtgagccaccgcgcccggcctcttttattttttaagagatgaggtcttgccctgtcacccaggctggagcacagtggcatgatcatacttcactgcagcctcgaactcctgggctcaagtgacccttccacctcagcctcctgagtagctgggactgcaggtgcaatttttttttatttgggcccggcgcagtggctcacacctgtaatcccagcactttcggaggcccaggtgggtggatctcttgaggtcaggagttcgagaccagcctggccaacatggtgaaatcccgtctctactaaaagtacagaaaattagccagctgtggctcatggctgtaatcccagctactgagaggctgacacaggagaatcgcttgaacccaggagttggaggttgcagtgagtcgagatcgtgcaatgcactccagcctgggtgacggagtctcactccgtctcaaaggaaaccaaaaccaaccaaacaaaaagctTTATTTGTTGTAGAGCtgggggctcactatgttgccgaggctggttttgaactcctagcccAGCTCCCAAGTTGCcaaagccaccgtgcccagcctaagggTACTTCAGTTGGCAGGACTGGCTACAGAGTTTGTGGGGCCCAGTGTGCAAAATGTAAATGTGAGCTCCTtgttaaaaagttattaaaaattttaagacagtGACGGCAGAGCCTTACACCAAGCTCAGGGCTTTCCTGAATGTGGATCCCTGTGCAGCCGCGCAGGTCACATGCCCATGAAAGCAAACCTATTGGTGAGAAAGCTTAAAGAGGTATCATTTTCATCCCCTGTATTCCCTCATCCCCTCTCCCGGTGTGTCCTGCCCTGGAGGCCCCCAACTTGCTCTTTGTTTTTGTCCCTCTTGTCCCTGCCCTGCAGCATCCCACAGGTCTGTGACTGTTTTCCTATTTGCTTTCCAGCTGCTGATGCAAGGAATCCCCTGGGCTCCCGTCCACTCCACTGCTGACCAGCCCATTCGCCTGTGCTGAGTCTTCCTGCAGGCCTTTCCTTGCCTCTGTGGGACCCTGTGGGGGTCCATCCggctggagaagaaaagcctcTCATGCTAACGTTGCAGACCCCAGAGGGTGAGAGAAAGGGGGACTTCATTCAGTCTTGAAACCTGTGTGCTCAGCCCCCAAGGCATCAGGAATTCTTCCTGCCCAGAGAATCAAGGCAGCTTCATTTTTTTCGTACCttggtcagtggttctcaacctttttGTTATCAAGGCACTTTTTGTTGTACATATGCCCTGTTGCCCCCTGCATTTTTATCTGCCAAACTGTACTGATGGAGTAACCATTGacttttccttttctaaattaAGGAAGACGTCTATGATGGAGTGTACAATAAAATCACTGTCCCAATGATTCGTATGATGTCGTCAACAACCAATCAGAGCTTCTGATCAGCATGAGATAATCAGTGTGACCACAATGAGTTGATAAAATTTCAGCATGAAAAGATAACTGATGTTTAAGCCTGCCTTTGTGGTCTTGTTGTGGGCAAAAGTTTGATTTCTTTTGGGTGGTGTGACCTACTGAAAACAACTTTAGCATCACCAGTTCTATCTCAGTTAGCTCCCAGTTGTCTGACAGCCCCAGGCCAGAAGCACTTTGGCTCCTGAGGCTGTTGCTGGGTGTGCTTTGGGTGGGGGAGTAGGGAATACAGATCTGAAGGAACTGGCCTCCTTGCTGGTACTTACAGTAAATATTCACCTGGGGATTATGAAGGAGTCAATTAGATAGTCCTTCTCGATTGCATTGGTTATTTTAGCAATAGCTGCTTCCTGCCATGTAGTGTAAAATAAGGTGACCAATTAGATTCCATGCCCTTCCCTAGTGTGCTTTGTTCCTTTTAGATTTTACTGGATGAGAGCAGTAAAATCCCATCTCCTTCTGGGAGTTGTTACTATTCCTTCTTGTAGGAATCGCTTCTCAAGGGCAGACCCTGTTCTGTCTTTTTTGCTGCTCTtggtgctttgtaaatatttgcagaatcaATAGTGCTCCTGTTGGGTCCAGGTCCTAGGCCTGAGCACAGGAGAGAGCTGAATTGGACGCAGTTCCTATTCCTGGAAGTTCTGACAGTTTAGTGGGGAGACAAACCCAGCTGATAGATGAGACCATCTGAGTGCTACGACAGAGGTGTTCACGGCCCTGAGGAGGAGCTCTGACCACCTGGCCTGGGGAGGGGAgaatcaaggaaggcttcctggaggatgtGAACCCAGTAGCAAGCCAGGCAGAGAAGAGGGGGAGGGGCCtttcaggcagaggaagcagcaggagTGCACCCATTGAACAGCTGGAATTGCAGCTTAGatcccagggctgctgtgtggCACCATGCTGGCCCTCCAGGATAGGACCTGATTGGATTTCTCCACATCGGTGGGTGGTCACTGGGGCCCTGGGTGGATTGTAATTGGCGGGTGAGGGGGTGGAGCTGACACTTTTTGGTCCTCTGTGTGGCAGGTCCTGTGTGGGTGCGGAGATGGCCAATGAGAATCACGGCAGCCCCCGGGAGGAAGCGTCCCTGCTGAGTCACTCCCCAGGTACCTCCAATCAGAGCCAGCCCTGTTCTCCAAAGCCAATCCGCCTGGTTCAGGACCTCCCAGGTACTGAGGGGGAGCAGTAGTGGGGTGGTGGGGTAGGAAGGGCACCCTGGGAGCAGTCCTGACCCTGGCTGGGCTCCGTGCCTGTTTGCAGAGGAGCTGGTGCATGCAGGCTGGGAGAAGTGCTGGAGCCGGAGGGAGAATCGTCCCTACTACTTCAACCGATTCACCAACCAGTCCCTGTGGGAGATGCCCGTGCTGGGGCAGCACGATGTGATTGTGAGTGCCAGCCTAGGGTGGGGGGTCTCAGAGTGGCCTCTGGCACCTGGGCCTTCCCCAAATGTACCCTGAGCAGCCATTCAgtgcccagccctgtgctggCACCTGCAGATACAATGACAAGCAGGACagacacagcccctgccctcatggaacctACACTCAAATGGGGTAGACTGACAAGTAAACAGATGATTGCATGGCTGCTGCACGGTGGGTGCTGTGCCGCGAGGCAGGAATGAACAAGGCAGACTTGCTCCCTACGGTCGCAGAGCACCCATGGGCTGCCAGGAGACAGCAGGATTACACTTGTGGTCCGTGTATGAGGAATAGTGTTAGAATACATCTAGATCCTGACATACTCTGGGGAAGGCAAGGAGATGGGAAAAGCTCTGAGAATGAGTGTTTAAGgtgagagagtgagtgagtgtggggAGGAAAAGAACATTCTAGGATCTGACATGTCAGTACGACGGGAAGTACAGGCATGGGCTGTCTGGTGGGAACATGGGCTTTTGGGTCCTTCTCAGCTGGGGCAGCGTTTCTTTACTGGGCACAGTTGAGACAGTTGGCATCTTCATTTTGCATGTGAAGACACTGAGGTTCAAAGATGGGGAACGACTGGCACGAGACCTCACAGTAATAGGCAGAGCAGGACGCACACCTGATGTGAGTTCAGGGCCACACTACTCACCACCATGCATTCTCTCAAGTGTTACCAAGAGTCCCATCTGCAGGGCCTTGCTTTTTACAACAATAAGCAGTTTTTgagcttttcttttattcctcacaTTCATTCTGTTCttgaggaaaataatgtgtaaTGAGTACTGATCTCATGCCAGATGCCATGTTAAGCAGGTCATATTCACTGACTTATTTAATAATCTCAGTGGTGATGTAGGGATTAGCATGGCCATTCTGAAGGTGAGAGAACTGGAAGGGAAGTAACACACCCTGTTGCACAGTTGCAAGTTGCAGGCAGGACTGGAGCCCAGTGTTCTCTGCCTGTATCCCAGCTCCTCTGCTCTTCCCTAAGGAGTAGGAGCAGGGGTGGGAGGGCGTGAGGATTCAAAGTCCTGTGGCTCCTAAGCCGCTGGCCCTGGTTGCAACTCTGCTGGTCTCCCTCCACCAGTCGGACCCTTTGGGGCTGAATGCGACCCCACTGCCCCAAGACTCAAGCTTGGTGGAAACCCCCCCGGCTGAGAACAAGCCCAGAAAGCGGCAGCTCTCGGAAGAGCAGCCAAGCGGCAATGGTGTGAAGAAACCCAAGGTGAGTGTCTGCGGCCAGGAGCCGGCTGCCGAGCGGCCGGCTCAGACGGGCCGCCTGCAGGCTCCCTGCAGGGGCTGGGCATTGGCAGGCCAGCCAGGAGGGGGGCCTGGGACACAGTTCACCAGGTGTGCACTGTATTGGATGGAGCCTCTCTGGTGAATCTCCTGACTTGACACCTTTGTGACTTTCACTACAGATTGAAATCCCAGTGACACCCACAGGCCAGTCGGTGCCCAGCTCCCCCAGTATCCCAGGAACCCCAACGCTGAAGATGTGGGGTACGTCCCCTGAAGATAAACAGCAGGCAGCTCTCCTACGACCCACTGAGTGAGTCCCTGCTGATTGGCTTGGGGGCACCCATTGCTAATGTCAGCCTGTCTGGGACTGTGGGGTGGTGTGGGTGGGCAGGACATCCTCATCACTCCTCTCTGTGCCCCAAGGGTCTACTGGGACCTGGACATCCAGACCAATGCTGTCATCAAGCACCGGGGGCCTTCAGAGGTGCTGCCCCCGCACCCCGAAGTGGAACTGCTCCGCTCTCAGCTCATCCTGAAGCTTCGGCAGCACTATCGGGAGCTGTGCCAGCAGCGAGAGGGTACCTGCCTCTGGGCTGCAGCCTCCTTTATTTCCACCCACCTTTAGCATGAGCCAGGTTTGGCCAGGCCAGTTTGGGGATGGTGGAGTGGGGCCcagtggtgagccatgatcacaccagtgcactccagcctgagtgacagagcaagaccctctttcaaaaaaaccaaaaaaacaagagTATCTATACCTTAGGATTCTATGATAAGCATTAAGTAAAATGAATAAGTATTAAATGAactgtagtttttaattttatttatttattttttttgagatggagtcttgttctgtagcccctgctggagtgcagtggcaccatgtctgctcactgcatcaTCCTCCTCCtgggtcccggttcaagcaattctcctgcctcagcctcccgagtagcgggattacaggtgtacaccaccatgcccagctcatttttgtatttttaatagagatgggggtgtcacgatgttggccaggctggtcttgaactcctgaccttgtgatccgcccgcctcagcctcccacagtgctgggattacaggcatgagccaccacacctggccaatttttttttttaagagacaggatctggctatgttgcccaggctggtcttgtactcctgggctcaagccttctgcttgccttggcctcccacagtgctgggattacagatgtgagccaccatgcctggcctagtttttaatttttgtgattaGTAATAAACCTATTTAACCTTGCTCAAATATAGAATCCTCTGgcctttcacctttttttttttcttgagatggcgtctcgctctgtcgcccaggctggagtgcaatggcgtgatctcggctcactgcaacctccacctcccgggttcaagcgattcttctgcctcagcctcctgagtagctgggactacaggtgcccgccaccacgcccagctaatttttatacttttaatagagatgggatttcaccatgttggccaggatggtctcgatctcttgaccttgtgatccgcccgccttggcctcccaaagtgctgggattacaggcgtgagccaccgcacccggcccacccttttttttttttttttacgttacgtaatacttttttctttttctttttctttttttttttttttttttgagacggagtcttgctctgtctcccaggttggagtgcagtggcgcgatctcggctcactgcaagctccgcctcccgggttcacgccattcttctgcctcagccttctgagtagctgggaatacgggcacatgccaccacacccagctaatttttgtatttttagtagagatgggttttttccatgttggcaaggctggtctcgaactcctgacctcaggtgatccacccatctcggcctcctgaagtgctgggattacaggcgtgagccactgcacccggcctttttattcttttcttttgaaacaaggtctcgctctgtcacccaggttggggtgcagtggcacgaccacagctcacagcagcttcagccacccgggttcaagcgatcctcccgcctcagcctcccgaggagctgggacacccagctaattttttttttttttttttttttttgtagagacaggctgttactgtgttgcccaggctggtcttgaactcatgggctcaagctatccttccaccttagccttccaaagtgctgagattacagatgtgagccactacgcctggctagaTACTTATCAACACTATAAAACTAGTGATTCTTAGAATATATTTTGGGAAATGCAGCCTAGAAGCTTCTGAAGTGGGACTGTGTCTTGCTTACTGCTGAATGCGATGCTTCCTATACGTGCCAAGCTCCAAGTGGGACTGCTTGATTAAATCCAGGCCTTCAGCAGCTCTCCTGTCCTGCAGGCATTGAGCCTCCACGGGAGTCTTTCAACCGCTGGATGCTGGAGCGCAAGGTGGTAGACAAAGGATCTGACCCCCTGTTGCCCAGCAACTGTGAACCAGTCGTGTCACCTTCCATGTTTCGTGAAATCATGAACGACATTCCTATCAGGTACAGCTCCACAGCTGGGGATGACCCTGGGCCATTTGGTTTCTGTGCCCAGTCATGTATAGAAGGCCTCTAACTCTGCCCACTCTGTAACGCAGGTTATCCCGAATCAAGTTCCGGGAGGAAGCCAAGCGCCTGCTCTTTAAATATGCGGAGGCCGCCAGGCGGCTCATCGAGTCCAGGTTTGCCTGTCTTCTGCCCCAGGCGAGATGGGTCTGTGATTAAAGTGGGAGGTCATAGGCCATCTTGCCCAGTCTCATGCAGGGCTGTCATTGCTCTCGGTGGCAGAAGTGGGGCCAGCTCCCAAAGGCAGAACAAGGGCTGTGATGGAAGCTAGGGGTTGATGCCCAGCGAGCCCATGGAATTAGGATGAGGAGGGTGGAGCCAAGCCATTCCTTTCTTCTGCCCTCCCCTTGACTGGCAGGAGTGCATCCCCTGACAGTAGGAAGGTGGTCAAATGGAATGTGGAAGACACCTTTAGCTGGCTTCGGAAGGACCACTCAGCCTCCAAGGAGGACTACATGGTGAGTGGGTCCCCGGGTGAGAAGGCCAGTTTTAGGGCTCTGTggccacttcctccaggaagcctacTCTGCCTGTCCAGGCTGGGCAAGGCCTCCCCCAGCGGCCTATTCTTGTGCAGTATGGCAGACGTTCGACATTCGTCAGTCCCCAAACTCATGACTGCGGAGATGTTTCTCTGGGCTCCTGGCTTTCTCccacagaacatttccattaacAATCTTAACGGAGTCTTACGCTTGGCCACACACCACAGATAGCTGCCTTTCAGCCTAATGAATGTTCAGCATCTCCCTTGTAGATTTTTGGAAACAGATTGACAGCCTGCtttttttgggtgtgtgtgttcatatcaTGGTTAAGAGCTACCATCAGATTCAATTCCCTACTCTTAATGTGTCCAAAACAGTTCTGTTTTCTGGCCAAAACCTATCACTTCTTAAACCTCTCCACCAGCACTAGCAATGGGCTTTCTTTTCAGGACCATATTTCacaagagacaaggtttcgcacTTCACGATAGTAACTGTGTACTTGACACGTAGAGAGTGACAAAGGTAGGTGTACTCACTAGCCAGAGTGACTCATTCTCACTCTTCAGTTTTACACGTGTGATTCAGCAAAATTACAAATCCCGACAGTCATCTTTGCAAGTAGCTAAAAGCTCAAATCTCAAGTCTGCAGCAACCAAGCACCCTGTTTTGTAATTGTGTCTTTCCCCAATAGACTGCAAACACCATAAGCTGGGACTGTGCTGGTTTGTCTGTTTCTCCAGTAATTATCATGGGATCTAGCAGTGTAACCCCAACAAAAGCTACTGGCATTTATTGTacacttactgtatgccaggcatttGGCAAGCCCTTAAGGGAAATGATCACATTTAATATTCAAACTGCCCTGTTAGGTATCTCGTGTCCCCTTGACACTTGAGGAATAAGATTGAGAGAAGCCAGGGGATTTGTCCAAGTGACACAGCTAGTCAGCAGCAGAGCTGGTTTCAAAACAAGGACTGCTGGACTCCAACAGCCCTGCGGTTACCTGCCAGCCCAGCTGAGCCCCTCTGGCCTCCACTAGCGCCCTGATCCAGAATGTGTCCTCTAGGATCGCCTGGAGCATCTGCGGAGGCAGTGTGGCCCCCACGTCTCGGCCGCAGCCAAGGACTCCGTGGAAGGCATCTGCAGTAAGATCTACCACATCTCCCTGGAGTACGTCAAACGGATCCGAGAGAAGCACCTTGCCATCCTCAAGGAAAACAACATCTCAGGTAGGggaaaggtgaaggaggagccagCTGTGATGCCGTCAGCTCTATACCCTGATGGAAGGGACAAGTGAGACTGAGCCTCAAGGCCAGGGACTGGTTTGGGGCAGAACCTGCTGTGTCCTTTGGCTGTACTTCTCTGGGAAACAGGGAGAAGTGATAAAGGGAGAGccagatggtggtggtggtgaaagATAAGCTGGGAGTCGTAGTTAGGTGTACCTGAATTTACATCCATTCTCTGCAAGCCTTACTTTCCCCAGACTGAAGTGTAGCACCTGGTGGTAGGATTGTGTGAGTACTCATAGGTAACTCAAGTAAACCATGTGGCCTCAAAAGATCCCCAAATAAAGGATCGTCGCTATTACGATGACGGCGATGCAGTTCTCGTTCTTCTGCCTGGCAGCACGACCCACGGGCCTGAGCCTTCTTGACTGCCAGCCCAAGGCACGGCATACGGGGGCCTGCTTCGGTACTGAGTGTGTTGACACAGGCCACCAGTTTCTGCCCCGGCCAGTTGCCTGGctggtttctttttatggcttttcATTCCCTTTCTACTGAACTGGGCCAGAGTATACTGATCTGTGGAATGGGACTTCCCTCTCTCGGTACAAAGCATGTGGCCCACAGTGGCTGCAGTGTGAGAATGAGGAGTGTGGTCCCTCACTGCTCTCCCTGCCCACAGAGGAGGTGGAGGCCCCTGAGGTGGAGCCCCGCCTAGTGTACTGCTACCCAGTCCGGCTGGCTGTGTCTGCACCGCCCATGCCCAGCGTGGAGATGCACATGGAGAACAACGTGGTCTGCATCCGGTATAAGGGAGAGATGGTCAAGGTCAGCCGCAACTACTTCAGCAAGCTGGTAAGAGCTGCGGGGAGGAAGGCCCTAGCTGATGGCATGAGTCAGGGCCTAGGATCTTTCCTGAGCAGAGTCTCCAGCAGGAGGCCAGTGATGAGGACATGAGGGAGCACTGCTGAAGGCTCCTCCTCTCTGTCCCGCTCCACAGTGGCTCCTTTACCGCTACAGCTGCATTGATGACTCTGCCTTTGAGAGGTTCCTGCCCCGGGTCTGGTGTCTTCTCCGACGGTACCAGGTACAGGCCTGGGGCAGCAGGGAGGGCTCCCCAGGAGGGAACAGGGAGGGTGAGCCCCAGGTGCTGACTGTGGCCACTCCGCAGATGATGTTCGGCGTGGGCCTCTACGAGGGGACTGGCCTGCAGGGATCGCTGCCTGTGCATGTCTTTGAGGCCCTCCACCGACTCTTTGGCGTCAGCTTCGAGTGCTTCGCCTCACCCCTCAACTGCTACTTCCGCCAGTACTGTTCTGCCTTCCCCGACACAGACGGCTACTTTGGCTCCCGCGGGTGAGGGCCAAGGGCTGCCCTCTACCCAGGCCAGGGAAGAGGTCCTCCAGAGCACAGGGCCCGCCTCTGCTGGCTGTAGTGTCAGGCAGGCTTGGGTGGAgtccctgcctccacctcttaccggctatgtgaccttggacatgttGCTTAACTTCTGGGAGCCTGAGCTTTTCTGGTTCTGTGGGCAGTCACGTGACACCCCTAAGCTGGCCTGTGGGTTTCTCAGTGAGTCAGTTCAGGGTGGAATAGGAACACATGGTCCCAGGCCCTGAGAGGAGTGAGAAGTGGGGCCACAGACCTCAGAGGCCTTACAAACTAGGGGTTGAGGTGACCACAGATGAGAGAAGGTAATGCTGTCTCCAGAAGGAAGAATGGTCAGGACCTCCAGAGGTCCAGAGCTCAGCAGCTGGGGATCCTGGGTGTAGCTTctgctgtggtggtggtgggctcAGAACTGGATTTGAATTCCAGCTTGGTGAACATGGGCATCCCAGCCTGAGCCTCGCTCACTGTCCTCATTCATTCAGTGGAGACGGTCATGCCTTGTGCCCCAATGAATTAGGGTGAATGCTGGCTTCTGGACAGGCCATCTCTTCATTGTGGCTGCCTAGGGTTGGGGGTGGCACCTGTTTCTGGTTGAGGGACTGGGTCCTGATGGGACTTAGAATGCTCACTCCTGTCCCCAGGCCCTGCCTAGACTTTGCTCCACTGAGTGGTTCATTTGAGGCCAACCCTCCCTTCTGCGAGGAGCTCATGGATGCCATGGTCTCTCACTTTGAGGTGGGTGCACTGCCAGGGTGAGAGGTGGGCAACAGGCAGGATTGCCAGCCACCTGGGAGGTAGTCCCTGACATCCACCCTGTGTCCCCTTCCACAGAGACTGCTTGAGAGCTCACCGGAGCCCCTGTCCTTCATCGTGTTCATCCCTGAGTGGCGGGAACCCCCAACACCAGCGCTCACCCGCATGGAGCAGAGCCGCTTCAAACGCCACCAGTTGATCCTGCCTGCCTTTGAGCATGAGTACCGCAGTGGCTCCCAGCACATCTGCAAGAAGTGGGTGccagggagggcaggggaaggaggtTGGGCTGGCCAAGCCAGGCCCAGCCCCACCCTGAGCCATTGCCTTTGCCCACAGGGAGGAAATGCACTACAAGGCCGTCCACAACACGGCTGTGCTCTTCCTACAGAACGACCCTGGCTTTGCCAAGTGGGCGCCGACGCCTGAACGGCTGCAGGAGCTGAGTGCTGCCTACCGGCAGTCAGGCCGCAGCCACAGCTCTGGTTCTTCCTCATCGTCCTCCTCGGAGGCCAAGGACCGGGACTCGGGCCGTGAGCAGGGTCCTAGCCGCGAGCCTCACCCCACTTAACATATCCTGCGGGGAGGAGGAGCCCCAGGGGTGCTAGTCTGGACTGCTGGGACTCGGGCCCCTGGGGCCTCAGAGGGACCCCGGCTGCCACTGACATAGGAAGATTATGGTTCTGCCAGGGCTCCCCTCCCTGCCTGTCCCCAAGTCCTCACCTCAAACTCCCTCCAAGTCCCATGTATATAGGTCCTGATGCCTTCCCAACCCCGCCCCTCACCCTGTTGCCACCTTGTTTCATTTGTAAAAGGAAATACAGAAACCCCCCCAAGAATGTGTGAGGGTCTTGAGGGcagagaaggctgaggcagctggagcTA
This window harbors:
- the PCIF1 gene encoding mRNA (2'-O-methyladenosine-N(6)-)-methyltransferase, with amino-acid sequence MANENHGSPREEASLLSHSPGTSNQSQPCSPKPIRLVQDLPEELVHAGWEKCWSRRENRPYYFNRFTNQSLWEMPVLGQHDVISDPLGLNATPLPQDSSLVETPPAENKPRKRQLSEEQPSGNGVKKPKIEIPVTPTGQSVPSSPSIPGTPTLKMWGTSPEDKQQAALLRPTEVYWDLDIQTNAVIKHRGPSEVLPPHPEVELLRSQLILKLRQHYRELCQQREGIEPPRESFNRWMLERKVVDKGSDPLLPSNCEPVVSPSMFREIMNDIPIRLSRIKFREEAKRLLFKYAEAARRLIESRSASPDSRKVVKWNVEDTFSWLRKDHSASKEDYMDRLEHLRRQCGPHVSAAAKDSVEGICSKIYHISLEYVKRIREKHLAILKENNISEEVEAPEVEPRLVYCYPVRLAVSAPPMPSVEMHMENNVVCIRYKGEMVKVSRNYFSKLWLLYRYSCIDDSAFERFLPRVWCLLRRYQMMFGVGLYEGTGLQGSLPVHVFEALHRLFGVSFECFASPLNCYFRQYCSAFPDTDGYFGSRGPCLDFAPLSGSFEANPPFCEELMDAMVSHFERLLESSPEPLSFIVFIPEWREPPTPALTRMEQSRFKRHQLILPAFEHEYRSGSQHICKKEEMHYKAVHNTAVLFLQNDPGFAKWAPTPERLQELSAAYRQSGRSHSSGSSSSSSSEAKDRDSGREQGPSREPHPT